One Scylla paramamosain isolate STU-SP2022 chromosome 6, ASM3559412v1, whole genome shotgun sequence DNA segment encodes these proteins:
- the LOC135101158 gene encoding uncharacterized protein LOC135101158 isoform X2, producing MPGLDLTGWLSFETVLLHGLQGDGGGHKTSKSWGSVIDPLDVISGASLEVCDLLVLCVLYWCSLAVVSSIWTAGIPECGADALWSTLCSTSFRKPSPQTMSGGGCVLR from the exons ATGCCGGGACTCGACTTGACGGGGTGGCTTTCCTTTGAG ACTGTGCTGCTGCATGGCCTCcagggtgatggtggcggccacAAGACGTCCAAGTCCTGGGGCAGTGTGATAGACCCCCTGGATGTCATCAGTGGGGCGTCCCTGGAGGTGTGTGACTTGCTGGTGCTGTGTGTTCTGTACTGGTGTTCATTGGCTGTGGTGAGCAGTATCTGGACAGCAG GCATCCCAGAGTGTGGAGCTGATGCCCTTTGGTCCACCCTGTGCTCCACCAGCTTCAGGA AACCGTCACCCCAAACAATGAGTGGTGGAGGGTGCGTTCTGCGTTGA
- the LOC135101158 gene encoding valine--tRNA ligase, mitochondrial-like isoform X1 — protein MPGLDLTGWLSFETVLLHGLQGDGGGHKTSKSWGSVIDPLDVISGASLEVCDLLVLCVLYWCSLAVVSSIWTAGTVREGGGDPECGRGTRLSRMKSPTGIPECGADALWSTLCSTSFRKPSPQTMSGGGCVLR, from the exons ATGCCGGGACTCGACTTGACGGGGTGGCTTTCCTTTGAG ACTGTGCTGCTGCATGGCCTCcagggtgatggtggcggccacAAGACGTCCAAGTCCTGGGGCAGTGTGATAGACCCCCTGGATGTCATCAGTGGGGCGTCCCTGGAGGTGTGTGACTTGCTGGTGCTGTGTGTTCTGTACTGGTGTTCATTGGCTGTGGTGAGCAGTATCTGGACAGCAG GTACTGtgcgagagggtggaggggaccCTGAATGCGGAAGAGGTACTCGCTTGTCTCGTATGAAGTCCCCCACAGGCATCCCAGAGTGTGGAGCTGATGCCCTTTGGTCCACCCTGTGCTCCACCAGCTTCAGGA AACCGTCACCCCAAACAATGAGTGGTGGAGGGTGCGTTCTGCGTTGA